The Microcaecilia unicolor chromosome 3, aMicUni1.1, whole genome shotgun sequence nucleotide sequence AGTGAGCTCTCGATATGTGAATGAAAACTTTTTCTAAAGGGTGAAGCATCCTCCATACATCTATCAGATCCAGAGCCGAACATAACATGGAGATTCCCCCTTGAGTTCTGTTAGGCTCTTTCCTGTCGGTTGTGATCTATCTAGTTTTGGGTCAGCCACCTCATTAAGATCGCCCCCTAGCAATATTGGCACGTCTCCCATGTATTTTGCGAATTAACTGGACATAGAACGTTTTGTCAAAGGTATTCAGGGCATAAATATTGTAAAGCAACCAAGGCTGCCTCTCCAAAACCACCGAAGCCAGGATAAATCGACCTGCTGGGTTGGCTATCACCTGTTTTGTTTCCAAGTGCAAACCCTTTCTGATGAGGATCACCACCCTCCTCGCTTTCCTAATGCAGGAGCTCCATAAATTTCACCAACCCACCAACGTTTtagcttggcctgctccggagcaGACAGGTGTGTCTCTTGTAAAAAGGCAACCGAGGCCCTCCGATCATTGAGAGTCTGTagtattttttgtcttttaatcaGGGAATGAATTCCTCTAACATTCCATGTGAAAATTTGTGCACTACTCATTCTCTAAGAAATGAGCCCATGAAGTAAGATTCAATACAATCAACCATCCAAGGGGGCATcccagccaccacccccccccccccagatctagCCGAGGCCTTACCGCTATGGCTTCACGTGGCCCCTGAGAGTCCCCGGGCGAGCAACCAGGCATCTCTACTACCTatactctccccttccctccctaatCCTACAGACACAcctccatctactactactactactactactactatttagcatttatatagcgctacaaagcgtatgcagcgctgcacaaacatctccctccctcttcctcccttacCCCAACCTTTCTGCTTCCATGCTTGAAGCCCCCCCAGCAAAAAAGTCCAGAGTAGCCCCAACTTCCCTCAATGATACCAATGTTtgttcccccccttccctccattcctggcaGAGCCCCCACCCCACATCGTCTTTTTACACAACTGACTACTCGAAGAGAGGGGGGGGAAAAAGCATTAGAACAATTATCCAGCCTCcgtttccttccctccacccctaccaACCACCTGTAACTTCTTATCAAATATGCTATACCCCTGTAGACCCCATTGCAATACAATGGAGAAAACCAGAACATTCTTCTCCGTTTTGCTCCCCCACTTCTTCtctcacaaacaaaaaaaaaaatacaacgccCCAGCGTGAATGTGGCTATCCGcttcctattccctccccccacccttttccAGCACCCATTTATGTCCTATCATGTCCTGCGCCCCCATAATCCCCCTTGAGTCATAGTTGATGAACCAATATCACATCTGATTAGGGGGCGCACTGAAGATTAGCGTCCCCTTTCCAGCAGTCCATAAAAAATGAAAAGTCGtggggagaggaagaaaaaataataataattaaaaaaaagtttaatctACAAACATTCTACCTTCTACTGGCAATCCAGACCTTCATGTTCTCCCCCATTTTCCTATGAAAGTCCAACTAAAATTTGTATATATTATCCTTTGGGCTCCATCATGAACATCTCCACTGATGCATCTGTCATGCTGCCCATAAGCCATCCACATATGACCGCGCTTCTTCAACTGTAGCAAATAGGTGAACTTGCCCGTTTTCGATTATCTTGAACTTCGCTGGGTAGAGTAGGCTGAACTTGAGCTTCGCCGGGTAGAGTAGGCTGATTCGAACTTTCATGCTAAACAACCTGGAACACAATGGGGCAAAAGCTTTGCATACTATCGAAACTTTAGCTGAGTAGTCTTGAAAACACAGAACACGAGCTCCCTGGTACTCCAATTGCACTCCCGCCCGCAGGGCCTGCAATATTGCCATTTTGTGAACATAATTTAACACCTTGAAAATTACCACTCGGGATCTATCCACTCCTTCTTTTCACTGCCCCAGCCTATGAGCTCTCTCGACCCTAAATGGGCCTGCCTGCTCTGGTAACTGTAGAACTTGCGGCAGCCATGATTCCAGAAACTTTCTTATATCATTTTCGGGGAGCGTTTCTGTTAAGCCCACCAGGCGAAGGTTGTTGCAGCGGGATCTGTTCTCAAGGTCCTTGACTTTTGACACCAGATCCGTAATGCACGCTAAGAGCCCAagctgctctgctgctgcctgttgcATGGAGTCTTCAATGTTCCCCACCCACCCGTTGCTGTACTGTCTGGAGCTCTGCCGCCAGAGTTGTGTACCGCTCTCCCATACCGTCTAATTTGTCCAAAATTAACTGTAGTTTTCTGCCCAACGTTTGCTCTACAGCCGCCTTCACCTCTGTTGTGATCTCAGCTGTCCACTGTGAGCTTGGCGTTGGCGAGGGCGGCATGCCTATGTCCGCCATCTTTGCCTCGTGCGTTTGACTTTTCTCCTTGGTCTCCTCGCTACCTTGGACGCCATCCGTCCCTTGGACCTGGTTAGGTAGAAGTTGGTAGGACCCCCTCTCTCCGGGGGCTACTCTCgccaattgtgtgtgtgtgtgtgtgggggggggggggggacatgcatTCTTTAGCAGATTAGTGCAGGTTACTCAGGAGCAATGGTCTCTCACTCCCTCGCTACTCCATGACCCAACCGCAAGTCGTCGCAGTGAGCACTTTTAAGTGGCTAGGTTTATTGCATAAAAGTCTGACCTATTTGTATGTGGTAACTCATGGCTGCTTATGCGTGAATATCAACTTAAGCGGCTATGTCTTAGCTGGCTTAAAAATAACagaatattcaaagctgaagcctgCACAGATCCTGGCTATGAATATCTGAGAATAATGCCTTCAGCGGTGTGCAAAATGCTCACTGCCTGAGGGCTGAATATGGACCCTGAAGTTTTCAAGTGCAGGAGCAAAGCAATCCCTTCATAAGATAATAACTGAGGTCCTGCAGGACCAGATGACTTTGAGACTGGCACAGGTTTACACTCCATGTCATCTGTAGGACAGGATGGCttaggggatggacacagggatacagagcctctCCTCTCTAGCACTGGATGGCTCAGGGAATGGACATATGGATACAGATCTTCTCACCTCTAGGACAGGATGGCTTAGGGCATAGTAGGgcatggacacagggatacagagcctctCTTCTCTAACACTGGAtggcacagggatacagagcctctCTTCTCTAACACTGGATGGATCAGGGGATGGACATAGGATACAAAGCCTCTCACCTCTGGACTGGATGGCTCAGGGGATGGACCCAGGGATACAGAGCCTCTCACCTATAGGAACCTTTGAGTCTACCACTTGTTGTCTGGTCATGCTGTATTATAAACTGAATTGAAATGTGCAGCAGTACTTGGTGCCAGTATTGAGTTTCATGTCTTTGTCTTTTATGTAGGTGCCCTTTGGTGAAGTAAAGCATGTCAAAGAATGGCTGCAGGTTCAGGGACAGGTTTTGAAGCCTGACCCCGAGCACCCCAAGAGGCCAGTTCTGGGGCTGGACTGCCCACAGTCCGAGGTAAGCGGGGCCCGTTTCTGGGGCTTCTTCAAGTCACTCTGTGGAGATCCAGACACTTTCTTCCGCAGCTGCTTTGTCCACAACATCTGCCCGCTCGTCTTCATGACTCACTCAGGGAAGAACCTGACTCCTGGTGAGTTGCCTGCGGCACAGAGAGAGCAGCTGCTGAAGTTCTGTGATGATGCCTTGTGCCGAGTCGTAGAGGTGCTGGGTGCCCGAACAGTGATTGGGGTTGGGAGATTTGCTGAGCAGCGGGCGAGGCGAGCTCTAGCAGCAGCTGGCATGGAAGTCAGCGTGAAGGGAGTGATGCATCCCTCACCTCGAAACCCACAAGCAAATAAAGGCTGGGACAGCATCATGCATAACCAGTTGCAGGAGCTACAAGTCCTCCCGCTCTTGAAAAGCTGAAATCTTGCTGCTAGTTTTCCAGGAAAGTCCCCATGAAATATTGGAAAGCGATTCGTTTCTATACACTACAGATTCCTTCTCAGCGAGACAACTGGATAACTTTAGAGAACTCTCAGAATATTCAATTGAATTTCTTTAGAATTGAGCTGAAATAGTTGCTCAACTGCTTCTTAATAATGGGCGTGGGGGAGGTGGTTTACAAGCTGTCTTGTCCCTTGTGCTGCAGGTAATAGATGCCAGCCCCACCTTTCCAGAGTTTGAAGCACTGCTCCCATACCACTAGAAATGGTTAAAGTACGGCAGAAAAGCAACAAGCCCTGGGGAAGGGAGGTCAAAAACAAGGAAAATGGTAGACATTGAGTGGGTAATTTTATAGTTTTTGGTGAACATGCTGCTACTTTTAATCATTTATGTCTATAAgtagcctcttataaaatactgaccagTATAAAAGGTACGCACATGTACGTAAATCAAGCCATACTTTCGGCCACTTACACTGGCACTGCTTTTCTTTCTGAAATAGTATGTTTTTACCACTTTGAACTAGCTGCGCACTTATAAAACTACCTTCCATGAcgttaattttataactgggtccCTAGATTAATAGGGCAGGgaggcacctattttacaaaggcatataTGTAcctacatgtctttataaaatgctagcaaAAATTGTGCTTAGAATGAAAGCACAATTGTCGCA carries:
- the SMUG1 gene encoding single-strand selective monofunctional uracil DNA glycosylase, coding for MMERLGDPSGLGTPFDEINTLLEGNGVAERFLQVELELNVRLKALSFQEPICYVYNPLEYAWDPHQYYVKRYCQRTKDVLFLGMNPGPFGMAQTGVPFGEVKHVKEWLQVQGQVLKPDPEHPKRPVLGLDCPQSEVSGARFWGFFKSLCGDPDTFFRSCFVHNICPLVFMTHSGKNLTPGELPAAQREQLLKFCDDALCRVVEVLGARTVIGVGRFAEQRARRALAAAGMEVSVKGVMHPSPRNPQANKGWDSIMHNQLQELQVLPLLKS